From Eleftheria terrae, the proteins below share one genomic window:
- a CDS encoding DMT family transporter, with protein sequence MAWLALVAAGLLDVAWALSMKQAQGYTRLGWSLLSLALLGAFVYLLGRALQALPLGTAYAVWTGIGAVGTVLAGALAFGESLDVPRLLGIGLVLTGIVVLKLAPG encoded by the coding sequence CTGGCCTGGCTGGCCCTGGTCGCGGCCGGCCTGCTGGACGTCGCCTGGGCCCTGTCGATGAAACAAGCGCAGGGCTACACGCGGCTGGGCTGGAGCCTGCTGTCGCTGGCCCTGCTGGGCGCCTTCGTCTACCTGCTGGGCCGCGCCTTGCAGGCGCTGCCGCTCGGCACCGCCTATGCCGTGTGGACCGGCATCGGTGCAGTCGGCACGGTGCTGGCCGGCGCACTCGCTTTCGGCGAATCGCTCGACGTGCCACGGCTGCTGGGCATCGGCCTGGTGTTGACCGGCATCGTGGTGCTCAAGCTGGCCCCCGGCTGA
- a CDS encoding Hsp20/alpha crystallin family protein, which produces MYESMLSFPAALFGEFDRLRREMEDVVASPGLPASIRSVAPGSFPAINIGRTPSSVEIYAFAPGIDASSIDLTLDRGVLTMSGERRSPLPEEGQQRPTVYSRERVYGSFRRAVTLPDDIDPTQVQATYRDGVLRVSIARREAAQPKRIAVQ; this is translated from the coding sequence ATGTACGAATCCATGCTGAGCTTTCCGGCGGCCCTGTTTGGCGAGTTCGACCGCCTGCGCCGGGAAATGGAAGACGTCGTCGCCTCGCCCGGCCTGCCGGCGAGCATCCGCTCCGTCGCACCGGGCAGCTTCCCGGCCATCAACATCGGCCGCACGCCGTCAAGCGTCGAGATCTATGCGTTTGCGCCCGGCATCGATGCGTCCAGCATCGACCTCACCCTCGACCGCGGCGTACTGACGATGAGCGGCGAGCGCCGCTCGCCGCTGCCCGAGGAAGGCCAGCAGCGGCCCACCGTCTACAGCCGCGAGCGCGTCTACGGCAGCTTCCGCCGTGCCGTCACGCTGCCCGACGACATCGACCCCACCCAGGTGCAGGCGACCTACCGCGACGGCGTGCTGCGCGTGAGCATCGCGCGGCGCGAAGCGGCCCAGCCCAAGCGCATTGCAGTGCAGTGA
- the yedA gene encoding drug/metabolite exporter YedA, with protein sequence MTAALSAAPRAGTLTPLLILCLAATWVVWGSTYLAIKFALISLPPFFQMGTRFLVAGALLLAWMRWRGRPLPDARQWRHALVVGTLMLGGGMGGTAFAEQTVGSGLVVAFIAVVPLMIAALNLLWRVYPGRYELAGIVVGLCGVLLLTQGAGFQASPAGLLAIAIACVSWSLGSVLSQRSLPLAPGAMGFASEMICGGAVLLALSLATGETPAWPPQPVSAAAWAYLVVFGSLIAFNAYMVLLSRASAALASSYTFVNPVLAMLLGVAVAGEHITRFEWAAAGVVLCGVVLMLRGAALRAR encoded by the coding sequence ATGACTGCCGCCCTCTCCGCCGCACCGCGTGCCGGCACGCTGACGCCGCTGCTCATCCTCTGTCTCGCCGCCACCTGGGTGGTGTGGGGCTCGACCTACCTGGCCATCAAGTTCGCCTTGATCAGCCTGCCGCCCTTCTTCCAGATGGGCACCCGCTTCCTGGTCGCCGGCGCCCTGCTGCTGGCCTGGATGCGCTGGCGCGGACGGCCGCTGCCGGATGCGCGTCAATGGCGCCATGCGCTGGTGGTGGGCACCCTGATGCTGGGGGGCGGCATGGGGGGCACGGCCTTCGCCGAGCAGACCGTGGGCTCGGGCCTGGTGGTGGCCTTCATTGCGGTGGTGCCCCTGATGATCGCCGCCTTGAACCTGCTGTGGCGGGTCTACCCCGGTCGCTACGAGCTGGCCGGCATTGTGGTGGGCTTGTGCGGCGTGCTGCTGCTGACCCAAGGCGCCGGCTTCCAGGCCTCGCCGGCCGGCCTGCTCGCCATTGCGATCGCCTGCGTGAGCTGGTCGCTGGGCAGCGTGTTGAGCCAGCGCAGCCTGCCGCTGGCCCCCGGCGCGATGGGCTTCGCCAGTGAGATGATCTGCGGCGGCGCGGTCTTGCTCGCCCTCTCGCTGGCGACCGGCGAAACCCCGGCCTGGCCGCCGCAGCCGGTCTCGGCCGCCGCCTGGGCCTACCTGGTGGTGTTCGGCTCGCTGATCGCCTTCAATGCCTACATGGTGCTGCTCAGCCGCGCCAGCGCGGCACTGGCCTCGAGCTACACCTTCGTCAACCCCGTGCTGGCCATGCTGCTGGGCGTGGCGGTGGCCGGCGAGCACATCACCCGCTTCGAGTGGGCCGCCGCTGGCGTGGTGCTGTGCGGCGTGGTGCTGATGCTGCGCGGCGCCGCCTTGCGCGCGCGCTGA
- a CDS encoding glutathione S-transferase family protein: protein MPPAFSSQPAPAPVLTLISHALCPYVQRVAIALAEKGLPFERVTIDLDHKPAWFLALSPTGKVPLLRVPGPAGQDVVLFESSVICEYIEETATVVPLHPADAVQRAQHRAWMEFGSGLLGQVWKMETARDAASLEAARQALATGFARVEATLDADGPYFAGKCFGLVDAVFAPVFRYFDVFDTLTDTGVFVDCPRVRRWREALARRPSVQQAVGPDYPTRLLRFLADHQAHLLALGHKERA from the coding sequence ATGCCCCCTGCCTTTTCCTCCCAGCCCGCGCCGGCACCCGTGCTGACCCTGATCAGCCATGCCCTGTGTCCCTATGTGCAGCGCGTGGCCATCGCCCTGGCCGAGAAAGGCCTGCCCTTCGAGCGCGTTACCATCGACCTGGACCACAAGCCGGCCTGGTTCCTGGCCCTCTCGCCCACCGGCAAGGTGCCGCTGCTGAGGGTGCCGGGGCCGGCGGGCCAGGATGTCGTGCTGTTCGAGAGCAGCGTCATTTGCGAATACATCGAGGAGACGGCCACCGTCGTGCCGCTGCATCCGGCCGATGCCGTGCAGCGGGCGCAGCACCGCGCCTGGATGGAGTTCGGCTCGGGCCTGCTGGGCCAAGTGTGGAAGATGGAGACCGCGCGCGACGCGGCTTCGCTTGAGGCTGCGCGCCAGGCGCTCGCCACCGGCTTCGCCCGGGTCGAGGCCACGCTGGATGCCGATGGCCCGTATTTCGCCGGCAAGTGCTTTGGCCTGGTGGATGCGGTGTTCGCACCGGTGTTTCGCTACTTCGATGTCTTCGACACGCTGACCGACACGGGCGTCTTCGTCGACTGCCCGCGGGTGCGCCGTTGGCGCGAGGCGCTGGCACGACGGCCCAGCGTGCAGCAGGCGGTCGGGCCGGACTACCCCACCCGCCTGCTGCGCTTCCTGGCCGACCACCAGGCCCATCTGCTCGCGCTGGGCCACAAGGAGCGCGCATGA
- a CDS encoding Hsp20/alpha crystallin family protein — MSDSKQQQLAHNQATQAQDQRALVPRVDVLEDETGITLLADLPGVAREQLDLKVEGETLQIEATVTPFAPEGLEAMYAEIRVPRYRRAFTLSRELDANRIEANLKDGVLKLRIPKQEHAQPRRIPIQVS, encoded by the coding sequence ATGAGTGATTCCAAGCAACAACAACTGGCCCATAACCAGGCTACCCAGGCGCAGGACCAACGGGCCCTGGTGCCGCGGGTGGATGTGCTGGAGGACGAGACCGGCATCACGCTGCTGGCCGACCTGCCCGGCGTCGCCCGCGAGCAGCTCGACCTGAAGGTGGAAGGCGAGACGCTGCAGATCGAGGCCACGGTGACCCCCTTCGCGCCCGAAGGGCTGGAAGCCATGTATGCCGAGATCCGGGTGCCGCGCTACCGCCGGGCCTTCACGCTCAGCCGCGAGCTGGACGCCAACCGCATCGAGGCCAACCTGAAGGACGGCGTGCTGAAGCTGCGCATTCCGAAGCAGGAACACGCCCAGCCGCGCCGCATTCCGATCCAGGTCAGCTGA
- a CDS encoding NADPH-dependent FMN reductase — MASKKQVAMIVGSLRRDSYNRKLALALRDIAPEALALEIVEIGQLPLYNQDLDAEPPAAWLEFRQRIRAADAVLFLTPEYNRSVPGALKNAIDVGSRPYGQSAWSGKPCGVISTSPGALGAFGANHHLRQSLVFLDMPCLQQPEAYIGGVDKLFDAQGGIGNESTRGFLAKYLATFEQWIARTGQG, encoded by the coding sequence ATGGCCTCAAAGAAACAGGTCGCGATGATCGTCGGCAGCCTGCGGCGCGACTCCTACAACCGCAAGCTGGCCCTGGCCTTGCGCGACATCGCGCCCGAGGCGCTGGCACTGGAGATCGTCGAGATCGGCCAGTTGCCGCTCTACAACCAGGATCTCGACGCCGAGCCCCCCGCCGCCTGGCTCGAGTTCCGCCAGCGCATCCGGGCTGCCGATGCGGTGCTGTTCCTCACGCCCGAATACAACCGCTCGGTGCCCGGCGCATTGAAGAACGCCATCGACGTCGGCTCCCGCCCCTACGGGCAGAGCGCCTGGAGCGGCAAGCCCTGCGGCGTCATCTCGACCTCGCCGGGCGCCCTCGGCGCGTTTGGTGCCAACCACCACCTGCGGCAGTCGCTGGTCTTCCTCGACATGCCCTGCCTGCAGCAACCGGAGGCCTACATCGGCGGCGTGGACAAACTGTTCGACGCCCAAGGCGGCATCGGCAACGAATCGACCCGCGGCTTCCTGGCCAAGTACCTCGCCACCTTCGAGCAGTGGATCGCCCGCACCGGGCAGGGCTGA
- a CDS encoding galactose-binding domain-containing protein — MLILKRPRLVLGHLVAPWILAALAACGGGGGGGGDADTDGSRAAPAAEAADDRETAQAAVIAPALDGLVGTVTPTADAHLVGMWTPVVDWPLLGIHANVLPNGRILTYGANEENPRTRKAVTFDEWDTRIGLTPAAHREVASPTELDSFCSASVMGPDGLLLIVGGNTFWKTAQYDPDRSLLIARASQMQQPRWYGTLVKLPDNRVVVVGGNNGGITPPAYGVTPEIFSAAEGWRPLTGASSEEAFGATEKRFWYPRAYLAPNGLIVGVSNDLLWQLDPQGEGRLTVLGPAGHRLGVAGTSVMYRPGKVLLIAGGETDFDREPATRKATVLDIAGDLPVSSPTAELNFARNYPNSLMLPDGRVLVTGGTTRGNGVGTAVMPAEMWDPDTGQWATWAPAAAARLYHSTSLLLPNGAVLNTGGGSPGPVFAKTAQVFFPPYFFKKRWDGEVVWADRPAIKRVDPYFRQGEDGSLRLSDSRRIASVALISAGAVTHGHSTDLRYVPVPFSQSMNRVQLHLGELGETLLPPGHYQLHVVDEEGVPSSAAIVEVRGGSANVAYQGWASQSSTSGFRDAGAAIDGSWSAYSATSSSNVDPSWQLDFGSGRPIAGISLFNRLGECRDTDDCRSRLRDITVSVLDEAGNPVWTSGLLNAENLLQSPDRLHVDLTLLNGTAVVGHGVRVQRQSDPDLSGSGGQGGESEANVLALAEVEVEEGPVNLALRKPARQSHTAAGGVASRAVDGRFNATWRDGPLTFTGEAFQPWWEVDLGAVHPLRRVRLWNRIDCCSELLADFDVLVSDTPFGSGSLEEERARPGVGVYHVDTLKGERALEVALSEAQTGRYVRIWLNRQSTLSLAEVEVIGR; from the coding sequence ATGTTGATACTGAAGCGGCCTCGCCTTGTGCTTGGCCACCTGGTCGCGCCCTGGATCCTGGCCGCCCTGGCGGCCTGCGGCGGCGGAGGCGGAGGCGGCGGCGATGCCGACACGGACGGCAGCAGAGCCGCCCCGGCCGCCGAGGCGGCCGATGATCGCGAGACGGCCCAGGCGGCCGTCATCGCCCCGGCACTCGACGGCCTGGTCGGCACCGTCACCCCCACGGCCGATGCCCACCTGGTTGGCATGTGGACGCCGGTGGTCGACTGGCCCCTGCTCGGCATCCATGCCAACGTGCTGCCCAACGGCCGCATCCTCACCTACGGTGCCAACGAGGAGAACCCGCGCACCCGCAAGGCGGTCACCTTCGACGAGTGGGACACCCGCATCGGCCTGACGCCCGCGGCACACCGGGAAGTCGCCAGCCCGACCGAGCTCGACTCTTTCTGCAGCGCATCGGTGATGGGCCCGGACGGCCTGCTGCTCATCGTTGGCGGCAACACCTTCTGGAAGACGGCCCAGTACGACCCCGACCGCAGCCTGCTGATCGCCCGCGCCTCGCAGATGCAGCAGCCACGCTGGTACGGCACGCTGGTGAAGCTGCCCGACAACCGGGTGGTGGTGGTGGGCGGCAACAATGGCGGCATCACGCCGCCGGCCTATGGCGTGACGCCCGAGATCTTTTCCGCCGCCGAGGGCTGGCGGCCCCTCACCGGTGCCAGCAGCGAGGAGGCGTTCGGCGCCACCGAGAAGCGCTTCTGGTATCCGCGTGCCTACCTGGCGCCCAACGGCCTGATCGTCGGCGTCTCCAACGACCTGCTGTGGCAGCTCGACCCGCAGGGCGAAGGCCGCCTCACCGTGCTCGGTCCGGCGGGCCACCGGCTGGGCGTGGCGGGCACTTCGGTGATGTACCGCCCCGGCAAGGTGCTGCTGATCGCTGGCGGCGAAACCGACTTCGACCGCGAGCCCGCGACCCGCAAGGCCACCGTGCTGGACATCGCCGGTGACCTGCCCGTCAGCAGCCCGACGGCCGAGCTCAACTTCGCCCGCAACTATCCCAATTCGCTGATGCTGCCGGATGGCCGGGTGCTGGTCACCGGCGGCACCACCCGGGGCAACGGTGTCGGCACCGCGGTGATGCCGGCCGAGATGTGGGACCCCGACACCGGGCAGTGGGCCACCTGGGCACCGGCCGCGGCCGCCCGCCTGTACCACTCCACGTCGCTGCTGCTGCCGAACGGGGCGGTGCTCAACACCGGTGGCGGCTCGCCGGGCCCGGTCTTTGCGAAAACCGCACAGGTGTTCTTTCCGCCTTACTTCTTCAAGAAGCGCTGGGACGGCGAGGTGGTCTGGGCCGACCGGCCGGCCATCAAGCGGGTGGATCCGTACTTCCGGCAGGGCGAGGACGGCTCGCTGCGCCTGTCCGACAGCCGCCGCATCGCCTCGGTGGCGCTGATCTCGGCCGGCGCCGTCACCCATGGGCACAGCACCGACCTGCGCTACGTGCCGGTGCCGTTCTCGCAGTCCATGAACCGGGTACAGCTGCACCTCGGCGAGCTGGGCGAGACGCTGCTGCCGCCGGGCCACTACCAGCTGCATGTGGTCGACGAGGAGGGCGTGCCGTCCTCGGCGGCCATCGTCGAGGTGCGCGGCGGCTCGGCCAACGTCGCCTACCAGGGCTGGGCCAGCCAATCGAGCACCAGCGGCTTTCGCGACGCCGGCGCCGCCATCGACGGCAGCTGGTCTGCCTACAGCGCCACCTCGTCGAGCAATGTCGACCCGAGCTGGCAGCTCGACTTCGGCAGCGGCCGCCCGATCGCTGGCATCAGCCTGTTCAACCGCCTGGGCGAATGCCGGGACACCGACGACTGCCGCAGCCGCTTGCGCGACATCACGGTGTCGGTGCTGGATGAAGCCGGCAACCCGGTCTGGACCTCAGGCCTGCTCAATGCCGAGAACCTGCTGCAGTCGCCCGACCGGCTGCATGTGGACCTGACCCTGCTCAATGGCACCGCGGTGGTCGGCCACGGCGTGCGGGTGCAGCGCCAGTCGGACCCGGACCTCTCCGGCTCGGGCGGCCAGGGCGGCGAGTCCGAAGCCAACGTGCTCGCGCTGGCCGAGGTGGAGGTGGAGGAGGGGCCGGTGAACCTGGCCTTGCGCAAGCCGGCCCGGCAGTCCCACACGGCGGCCGGCGGGGTCGCCAGCCGGGCGGTGGACGGCCGCTTCAACGCCACCTGGCGTGACGGCCCGCTGACCTTCACCGGCGAGGCCTTCCAGCCCTGGTGGGAGGTGGACCTCGGCGCGGTGCACCCGCTACGCCGGGTGCGACTGTGGAACCGCATCGATTGCTGCAGCGAGCTGCTGGCCGACTTCGACGTGCTGGTGTCGGACACACCCTTTGGCAGCGGCAGCCTGGAGGAGGAGCGGGCGCGTCCCGGCGTCGGCGTCTACCACGTCGACACGCTCAAGGGCGAACGTGCGCTGGAGGTGGCCTTGTCCGAGGCGCAGACCGGCCGCTATGTGCGCATCTGGCTGAACCGGCAGAGCACGCTGTCGCTGGCCGAGGTGGAGGTGATCGGTCGCTGA
- a CDS encoding LysR family transcriptional regulator, producing MNARLQARSTPLPATFRLGAADMEVVLALVRGGTLAEAGLRLGVDVSTVFRALQRIEKGLGQRLFERSRAGYRATEPALAVAAHAERIEAELEAARTAVQLEPAEVAGQVSITTTDSVLHGLLLPALPALQAAHPRLQLELSASNELASLTRRDADIALRATRRPPDHLVARLLGPIRVAVFVARRHRARQLAEVLAADSPWVAVDEALPDHPSVQWRRRHHPKLQPQVKVNSLVAVMEAVAAGLGAGVLPLFLARGRSGLRQVSEPLEDAQTPLWLLTHPESRHLRRVSAVAGHLAQHLVLD from the coding sequence ATGAATGCAAGGTTGCAAGCTCGGTCCACCCCCTTGCCGGCCACCTTCCGGCTCGGCGCCGCCGACATGGAAGTGGTGCTGGCGCTGGTGCGAGGCGGCACGCTGGCCGAGGCCGGCCTGCGGCTGGGAGTGGATGTGTCCACCGTGTTCCGGGCCCTGCAGCGCATCGAGAAAGGCCTGGGCCAGCGGCTCTTCGAGCGCTCGCGCGCCGGCTACCGCGCCACCGAGCCGGCCTTGGCGGTTGCGGCCCATGCCGAGCGCATCGAGGCCGAGCTGGAGGCGGCCCGCACCGCGGTGCAACTGGAGCCCGCCGAGGTGGCGGGGCAGGTCAGCATCACCACCACCGACTCGGTGCTGCATGGCCTGCTGCTGCCGGCCCTGCCGGCGCTGCAGGCCGCCCATCCCCGGCTGCAGCTGGAGCTGTCGGCCAGCAACGAGCTGGCCAGCCTGACCCGGCGCGATGCCGACATTGCCTTGCGCGCCACCCGCCGCCCGCCGGACCACCTGGTGGCCCGGCTGCTGGGCCCGATCCGGGTGGCGGTGTTTGTCGCGCGAAGGCATCGGGCGAGACAGCTGGCCGAGGTGCTGGCGGCCGACAGCCCCTGGGTTGCGGTGGACGAGGCCCTGCCCGACCATCCGTCGGTGCAGTGGCGGCGCCGGCACCACCCGAAGCTCCAGCCGCAGGTCAAGGTCAACAGCCTGGTGGCGGTGATGGAGGCGGTCGCCGCCGGGCTGGGCGCGGGCGTGCTGCCGCTGTTCCTGGCCCGCGGGCGCAGCGGCCTGCGCCAGGTGTCCGAGCCACTGGAGGACGCGCAGACGCCGCTGTGGCTGCTGACGCATCCGGAGTCGCGCCACCTGCGCCGGGTGTCCGCGGTGGCGGGCCATCTGGCGCAGCACCTGGTGCTGGATTGA
- a CDS encoding Lrp/AsnC family transcriptional regulator: protein MAELGRRVHLSQPAVTERVRKLEAAGVITGYRACVNMQKLGYGIRAAIRVGRAEYARVVKLVQQTPEVVTAYNVTGEDSWILEIAVIDVAHLDAVVTKFCILTETSTSIILNAVREHQPMLPARREDVKPPIKKVDKA, encoded by the coding sequence ATGGCGGAGCTGGGCCGCCGGGTGCACCTGAGCCAGCCCGCGGTCACCGAGCGGGTGCGCAAGCTGGAGGCCGCGGGCGTCATCACCGGCTACCGCGCCTGCGTCAACATGCAGAAGCTGGGCTACGGCATCCGGGCCGCCATCCGGGTGGGCCGGGCCGAGTATGCGCGGGTGGTCAAGCTGGTGCAGCAGACGCCGGAGGTGGTGACGGCCTACAACGTCACCGGCGAGGACAGCTGGATCCTGGAGATCGCCGTCATCGACGTGGCCCACCTCGATGCGGTGGTCACCAAGTTCTGCATCCTCACCGAGACCTCCACCTCCATCATCCTGAATGCCGTGCGCGAGCACCAGCCCATGCTGCCGGCCCGCCGCGAAGACGTGAAACCGCCCATCAAGAAAGTGGACAAGGCATGA
- a CDS encoding TonB-dependent receptor domain-containing protein translates to MTTRSSTMLHGVLPLALAAAFPSSSWADAEALHLPETVVTATRLPQPVQDVVADVSVVTQEELRRSGQTTLREVLQRLPGVQMSSNGSYASNTQLFMRGAELSRMVVLLDGIRIGSATSGAAAIENIPVAQIERIEVLRGPATTLYGADAVGGVIQIFTRRGSAGQQYEAQAGFGSHGLVKSSGSVSGGGPGWGYALSLSGERAKGISSRTREGGSLDYNPDDDSYRSGSVAGSLNWTVAPGHTISTQWFSARNIHEFDSTYSDPLTFGSPLGLTSATTDAETRGTTTNWGVTIDNRLSERWQSSVRLGLTLDKSASVYERASDGARDGRYDFDTERLQFGWQNTFSIGSDKVIAALERVEDEVDSTTPYTVSRRHTNSALLAYSLDRGPWIGQAAVRRDHNSQFGGFTTGSLSLGYRLTPALRLTGSAANNFQAPTFNQLYFPDYGNPALRPQRNQGRELGVKYDDGRWQGSLTFYRNHIRGFIDTVTAKQTSRAKMSGATLQAGWRNADWHIDGSFDILDAKDEATDRELVRRADRTAQLTVEKQAAWGNAFVEWLLVSDREDTAVKGRRPRLGGYGLLNLGAQWRLAPAWTLLARLNNATDKDYTTAYSYSTLGRTAFIGIQFSGSRP, encoded by the coding sequence ATGACCACACGATCGTCCACCATGCTGCATGGTGTGTTGCCGCTGGCGCTGGCCGCTGCCTTTCCTTCTTCTTCCTGGGCCGATGCCGAGGCCCTCCACCTGCCGGAGACGGTGGTGACCGCGACGCGGCTGCCCCAGCCCGTGCAGGACGTGGTGGCCGACGTGTCCGTCGTCACCCAGGAGGAGCTGCGCCGCTCCGGCCAGACCACCTTGCGCGAGGTGCTGCAGCGCCTGCCCGGCGTGCAGATGAGCAGCAACGGCAGCTATGCGTCCAACACCCAGCTGTTCATGCGCGGTGCCGAGCTCAGCCGGATGGTGGTGCTGCTCGACGGGATACGCATCGGCTCGGCCACCTCGGGCGCTGCAGCCATCGAGAACATCCCCGTCGCGCAGATCGAGCGCATCGAGGTGCTGCGGGGCCCGGCAACCACCCTCTACGGCGCCGATGCGGTGGGTGGCGTCATCCAGATCTTCACGCGCCGCGGCAGCGCCGGGCAGCAGTACGAGGCGCAGGCCGGCTTCGGCTCGCACGGGCTGGTGAAGTCCAGCGGCAGCGTCAGCGGCGGCGGCCCCGGCTGGGGCTATGCGCTCTCGCTGTCCGGCGAACGCGCCAAGGGCATCAGCAGCCGCACCCGCGAAGGCGGATCGCTCGACTACAACCCGGACGACGACAGCTACCGCAGCGGCTCGGTGGCCGGCTCGCTGAACTGGACCGTCGCGCCCGGGCACACCATCTCCACGCAGTGGTTCAGCGCGCGCAACATCCACGAGTTCGACAGCACCTACTCCGACCCGCTCACCTTCGGCAGCCCGCTGGGCCTGACCTCCGCCACCACCGATGCCGAAACCCGCGGGACCACCACGAACTGGGGCGTGACGATCGACAACCGCCTCAGCGAACGCTGGCAGTCCAGCGTTCGCCTCGGCCTGACGCTCGACAAGAGCGCCAGCGTCTACGAGCGGGCCTCCGATGGCGCGCGCGATGGGCGCTACGACTTCGACACCGAACGCCTGCAGTTCGGCTGGCAGAACACCTTCTCGATCGGCAGCGACAAGGTGATCGCGGCGCTGGAGCGGGTCGAGGACGAGGTGGACAGCACCACCCCCTACACCGTCAGCCGGCGCCACACCAACAGCGCCCTGCTGGCCTACTCGCTGGACCGCGGGCCCTGGATCGGGCAGGCGGCGGTGCGGCGCGACCACAACTCGCAGTTCGGCGGCTTCACCACCGGCAGCCTGAGCCTGGGCTACCGCCTGACGCCGGCCCTGCGGCTGACCGGCAGTGCCGCCAACAACTTCCAGGCGCCCACCTTCAACCAGCTGTACTTCCCTGACTACGGCAACCCGGCGCTGCGCCCGCAGCGCAACCAGGGCCGTGAACTCGGCGTGAAATACGACGACGGGCGCTGGCAGGGCTCGCTCACCTTCTACCGCAACCACATCCGCGGCTTCATCGACACCGTGACGGCCAAGCAGACCAGCCGCGCCAAGATGTCCGGCGCCACGCTGCAGGCCGGCTGGCGCAATGCCGACTGGCACATCGACGGCTCGTTCGACATCCTCGATGCCAAGGACGAGGCGACCGACCGTGAACTGGTGCGCCGTGCAGACCGCACCGCCCAGCTCACCGTGGAAAAGCAGGCCGCCTGGGGCAACGCCTTCGTGGAATGGTTGCTCGTCTCGGATCGCGAAGACACCGCGGTGAAGGGCCGCCGGCCACGCCTCGGCGGCTACGGCCTGCTGAACCTGGGGGCGCAATGGCGGCTGGCGCCGGCGTGGACGCTGCTCGCACGCCTCAACAATGCGACCGACAAGGACTACACCACGGCGTACAGCTATTCGACGCTCGGCCGCACCGCCTTCATCGGCATCCAGTTCAGCGGCAGCCGCCCCTGA
- the rraA gene encoding ribonuclease E activity regulator RraA, giving the protein MTTPIPDFATCDLCDLHKNDSDGGFRVLPPVFRDFGARRKFAGPVSTVKCFEDNTLVKAALDMPGQGRVLVVDGGGSLRRALVGGNLGAAAARNGWAGVVVDGCVRDVAELAGCDTGIRALAAMPWPTEKRNQGQSEVAVQVQGVWVRPGDWLYADEDGIVVLPAAAGA; this is encoded by the coding sequence ATGACGACTCCCATCCCCGACTTTGCGACCTGCGACCTCTGCGACCTGCACAAGAACGACAGCGACGGCGGTTTCCGCGTGCTGCCTCCGGTGTTCCGCGACTTCGGCGCGCGCCGCAAGTTCGCCGGCCCGGTCAGCACGGTGAAGTGCTTCGAGGACAACACCCTGGTGAAGGCCGCGCTCGACATGCCCGGCCAGGGGCGGGTGCTGGTGGTGGATGGCGGTGGCTCGCTGCGCCGCGCGCTGGTCGGCGGCAACCTGGGCGCTGCAGCGGCCAGGAACGGCTGGGCCGGCGTGGTGGTGGACGGCTGTGTGCGCGACGTGGCCGAGCTGGCCGGCTGCGACACCGGCATCCGCGCGCTGGCCGCCATGCCCTGGCCCACCGAAAAGCGCAACCAGGGCCAAAGCGAGGTGGCGGTGCAGGTGCAGGGCGTGTGGGTGCGTCCCGGCGACTGGCTGTATGCCGACGAAGACGGCATCGTGGTGCTGCCTGCCGCCGCCGGCGCTTGA